From a single Solanum dulcamara chromosome 4, daSolDulc1.2, whole genome shotgun sequence genomic region:
- the LOC129887965 gene encoding biotin carboxylase 1, chloroplastic-like isoform X2: MDSAAMTSVCGKSAVCSTPGLFMGRTSNIRSSQCSFMAGNRINFPRQTAQAHRVSTKSRKYGALTVTCRTEKILVANRGEIAVRVIRTAHEMGIPCVAVYSTIDKDALHVKLADESVCIGEAPSNQSYLVIPNVLSAAISRGCTMLHPGYGFLSENASFVEMCREHGINFIGPNPDSIRVMGDKSTARDTMKNAGVPTVPGSDGLLQSTEEGVRLAEEIGYPVMIKATAGGGGRGMRLAKEPDEFVKLLQQAKSEAAAAFGNDGVYLEKYIQNPRHIEFQVLADKYGNVVHFGERDCSIQRRNQKLLEEAPSPALSPELRKAMGDAAVAAAASIGYIGVGTIEFLLDERGSFYFMEMNTRIQVEHPVTEMISSVDLIEEQIRVAMGEKLRYKQEDIVLRGHSIECRINAEDAFKNFRPGPGRITAYLPAGGPFTRMDSHVYPDYVVPPSYDSLLGKLIVWAPTREKAIERMKRALDDTIITGVPTTIEYHKLILDIEDFKNGKVDTAFIPKHEEELAPPQQMAPAATKELIKASV, translated from the exons ATGGATTCTGCAGCCATGACTAGCGTTTGTGGCAAATCTGCTGTTTGCTCTACTCCC GGTTTATTTATGGGGAGAACAAGCAATATTAGGAGCTCGCAGTGTAGCTTTATGGCAGGAAATAGGATAAACTTTCCAAGGCAGACTGCTCAAGCACACAGAGTTAGTACTAAATCTCGCAAGTATGGTGCTCTTACTGTGACATGTCGCACCGAGAAAATTCTGGTGGCAAATAGAGGAGAGATTGCTGTCCGTGTGATTCGAACTGCCCATGAGATGGGAATTCCTTGTGTTGCGGTTTATTCGACTATCGATAAAGATGCCTTACATGTGAAGCTAGCTGATGAATCTGTTTGCATTGGAGAGGCACCAAGTAATCAATC GTATTTAGTGATCCCAAATGTCTTGTCTGCTGCTATCAGTCGCGGATGTACAATGTTGCATCCTGGATATGGTTTCCTTTCTGAGAATGCAAGTTTTGTTGAGATGTGCAGAGAACATGGAATCAACTTTATTGGGCCAAAT CCAGACAGTATAAGAGTCATGGGTGACAAATCCACTGCTAGAGATACAATGAAGAATGCTGGTGTTCCAACTGTACCAGGAAGTGACGGACTATTGCAG AGCACTGAAGAAGGTGTAAGGCTTGCCGAGGAGATTGGTTACCCCGTGATGATTAAG GCAACAGCTGGTGGTGGTGGACGTGGAATGCGTCTTGCTAAAGAACCTGATGAGTTTGTAAAATTATTACAG CAAGCTAAGAGTGAAGCAGCAGCTGCATTTGGAAATGATGGCGTTTATCTGGAGAAGTACATCCAAAATCCCAGGCACATTGAATTTCAG GTTTTGGCAGACAAGTATGGTAATGTTGTACACTTTGGAGAGCGTGATTGCAGTATTCAG AGAAGAAACCAGAAGTTGCTGGAGGAAGCACCCTCCCCTGCATTGTCACCAGAGCTGAGGAAAGCCATGGGTGATGCAGCTGTTGCAGCAGCAGCATCTATAGGTTACATTGGTGTTGGTACCATAGAGTTTCTATTGGATGAGAGAGGGTCTTTTTACTTCATGGAAATGAACACTCGTATTCAG GTAGAGCATCCAGTGACAGAAATGATATCCTCTGTTGATCTGATAGAGGAACAGATCCGTGTCGCTATGGGAGAAAAGCTCCGATACAAACAG GAGGATATTGTGCTTAGAGGACATTCAATTGAATGTCGTATAAACGCAGAAGATGCTTTCAAAAATTTCCGACCTGGCCCAG GGAGAATCACTGCATATTTACCAGCTGGAGGTCCATTTACGCGTATGGATAGCCACGTTTATCCTGACTATGTGGTTCCACCTAGCTACGATTCCCTGCTAGGAAAG CTTATCGTTTGGGCTCCAACACGCGAGAAGGCTATTGAGCGCATGAAAAGAGCACTTGATGATACCATTATCACTG GAGTTCCTACCACAATAGAATATCATAAACTCATCCTTGATATCGAG GACTTTAAGAACGGGAAAGTTGATACTGCTTTTATTCCAAAGCATGAGGAAGAATTAGCTCCG CCTCAGCAAATGGCTCCAGCAGCAACCAAGGAGCTGATCAAAGCCAGTGtttaa
- the LOC129887965 gene encoding biotin carboxylase 1, chloroplastic-like isoform X1: MDSAAMTSVCGKSAVCSTPVRPIRHGLFMGRTSNIRSSQCSFMAGNRINFPRQTAQAHRVSTKSRKYGALTVTCRTEKILVANRGEIAVRVIRTAHEMGIPCVAVYSTIDKDALHVKLADESVCIGEAPSNQSYLVIPNVLSAAISRGCTMLHPGYGFLSENASFVEMCREHGINFIGPNPDSIRVMGDKSTARDTMKNAGVPTVPGSDGLLQSTEEGVRLAEEIGYPVMIKATAGGGGRGMRLAKEPDEFVKLLQQAKSEAAAAFGNDGVYLEKYIQNPRHIEFQVLADKYGNVVHFGERDCSIQRRNQKLLEEAPSPALSPELRKAMGDAAVAAAASIGYIGVGTIEFLLDERGSFYFMEMNTRIQVEHPVTEMISSVDLIEEQIRVAMGEKLRYKQEDIVLRGHSIECRINAEDAFKNFRPGPGRITAYLPAGGPFTRMDSHVYPDYVVPPSYDSLLGKLIVWAPTREKAIERMKRALDDTIITGVPTTIEYHKLILDIEDFKNGKVDTAFIPKHEEELAPPQQMAPAATKELIKASV; the protein is encoded by the exons ATGGATTCTGCAGCCATGACTAGCGTTTGTGGCAAATCTGCTGTTTGCTCTACTCCCGTAAGACCAATTCGACAT GGTTTATTTATGGGGAGAACAAGCAATATTAGGAGCTCGCAGTGTAGCTTTATGGCAGGAAATAGGATAAACTTTCCAAGGCAGACTGCTCAAGCACACAGAGTTAGTACTAAATCTCGCAAGTATGGTGCTCTTACTGTGACATGTCGCACCGAGAAAATTCTGGTGGCAAATAGAGGAGAGATTGCTGTCCGTGTGATTCGAACTGCCCATGAGATGGGAATTCCTTGTGTTGCGGTTTATTCGACTATCGATAAAGATGCCTTACATGTGAAGCTAGCTGATGAATCTGTTTGCATTGGAGAGGCACCAAGTAATCAATC GTATTTAGTGATCCCAAATGTCTTGTCTGCTGCTATCAGTCGCGGATGTACAATGTTGCATCCTGGATATGGTTTCCTTTCTGAGAATGCAAGTTTTGTTGAGATGTGCAGAGAACATGGAATCAACTTTATTGGGCCAAAT CCAGACAGTATAAGAGTCATGGGTGACAAATCCACTGCTAGAGATACAATGAAGAATGCTGGTGTTCCAACTGTACCAGGAAGTGACGGACTATTGCAG AGCACTGAAGAAGGTGTAAGGCTTGCCGAGGAGATTGGTTACCCCGTGATGATTAAG GCAACAGCTGGTGGTGGTGGACGTGGAATGCGTCTTGCTAAAGAACCTGATGAGTTTGTAAAATTATTACAG CAAGCTAAGAGTGAAGCAGCAGCTGCATTTGGAAATGATGGCGTTTATCTGGAGAAGTACATCCAAAATCCCAGGCACATTGAATTTCAG GTTTTGGCAGACAAGTATGGTAATGTTGTACACTTTGGAGAGCGTGATTGCAGTATTCAG AGAAGAAACCAGAAGTTGCTGGAGGAAGCACCCTCCCCTGCATTGTCACCAGAGCTGAGGAAAGCCATGGGTGATGCAGCTGTTGCAGCAGCAGCATCTATAGGTTACATTGGTGTTGGTACCATAGAGTTTCTATTGGATGAGAGAGGGTCTTTTTACTTCATGGAAATGAACACTCGTATTCAG GTAGAGCATCCAGTGACAGAAATGATATCCTCTGTTGATCTGATAGAGGAACAGATCCGTGTCGCTATGGGAGAAAAGCTCCGATACAAACAG GAGGATATTGTGCTTAGAGGACATTCAATTGAATGTCGTATAAACGCAGAAGATGCTTTCAAAAATTTCCGACCTGGCCCAG GGAGAATCACTGCATATTTACCAGCTGGAGGTCCATTTACGCGTATGGATAGCCACGTTTATCCTGACTATGTGGTTCCACCTAGCTACGATTCCCTGCTAGGAAAG CTTATCGTTTGGGCTCCAACACGCGAGAAGGCTATTGAGCGCATGAAAAGAGCACTTGATGATACCATTATCACTG GAGTTCCTACCACAATAGAATATCATAAACTCATCCTTGATATCGAG GACTTTAAGAACGGGAAAGTTGATACTGCTTTTATTCCAAAGCATGAGGAAGAATTAGCTCCG CCTCAGCAAATGGCTCCAGCAGCAACCAAGGAGCTGATCAAAGCCAGTGtttaa
- the LOC129887964 gene encoding biotin carboxylase 1, chloroplastic: MDSAAMTSVCGKSAVCSTPGLFMGRTSNIRSSQCSFMAGNRINFPRQTAQAHRVSTKSRKCGALTVTCRTEKILVANRGEIAVRVIRTAHEMGIPCVAVYSTIDKDALHVKLADESVCIGEAPSNQSYLVIPNVLSAAISRGCTMLHPGYGFLAENASFVEMCREHGINFIGPNPDSIRVMGDKATARDTMKNAGVPTVPGSDGLLQSTEEGVRLAEEIGYPVMIKATAGGGGRGMRLAKEPDEFVKLLQQAKSEAAAAFGNDGVYLEKYIQNPRHIEFQVLADKYGNVVHFGERDCSIQRRNQKLLEEAPSPALTPELRKAMGDAAVAAAASIGYIGVGTIEFLLDERGSFYFMEMNTRIQVEHPVTEMISSVDLIEEQIRVAMGEKLQYKQEDIVLRGHSIECRINAEDAFKNFRPGPGRITAYLPAGGPFTRMDSHVYPDYVVPPSYDSLLGKLIVWAPTREKAIERMKRALDDTIITGVPTTIEYHKLILDIEDFKNGKVDTAFIPKHEEELAPPQQMVPAATKELINASA; encoded by the exons ATGGATTCTGCAGCCATGACTAGCGTTTGTGGCAAATCTGCTGTTTGCTCTACTCCC GGTTTATTTATGGGGAGAACAAGCAATATTAGGAGCTCGCAGTGTAGCTTTATGGCAGGAAATAGGATAAACTTTCCAAGGCAGACTGCTCAAGCACACAGAGTTAGTACTAAATCTCGCAAGTGTGGTGCTCTTACTGTGACATGTCGCACCGAGAAAATTCTGGTGGCAAATAGAGGAGAGATTGCTGTCCGTGTGATTCGAACTGCCCATGAGATGGGAATTCCTTGTGTTGCAGTTTATTCGACCATCGATAAAGATGCCTTACATGTGAAGCTAGCTGATGAATCTGTTTGCATTGGAGAGGCACCAAGTAATCAATC GTATTTAGTGATCCCAAATGTCTTGTCTGCTGCTATCAGTCGCGGGTGTACAATGTTGCATCCTGGATATGGTTTCCTTGCTGAGAATGCAAGTTTTGTTGAGATGTGCAGAGAACATGGAATCAACTTTATTGGGCCAAAT CCAGACAGTATAAGAGTCATGGGTGACAAAGCCACTGCCAGAGATACAATGAAGAATGCTGGTGTTCCAACTGTACCAGGAAGTGACGGACTATTGCAG AGCACTGAAGAAGGTGTAAGGCTCGCCGAGGAGATTGGTTACCCCGTGATGATAAAG GCAACAGCTGGTGGTGGTGGACGTGGAATGCGTCTTGCTAAAGAACCTGATGAGTTTGTAAAATTATTGCAG CAAGCTAAGAGTGAAGCAGCAGCTGCATTTGGAAATGATGGCGTTTATCTGGAAAAGTACATCCAAAATCCCAGGCACATTGAATTTCAG GTTTTGGCGGACAAGTATGGTAATGTTGTACACTTTGGAGAGCGTGATTGCAGTATTCAG AGAAGAAACCAGAAGTTGCTGGAGGAAGCACCCTCCCCTGCATTGACACCAGAGCTGAGGAAAGCCATGGGTGATGCAGCTGTTGCAGCAGCAGCATCTATAGGTTACATTGGTGTTGGTACCATAGAGTTCCTATTGGACGAGAGAGGGTCTTTTTACTTCATGGAAATGAACACTCGTATTCAG GTGGAGCATCCAGTGACAGAAATGATATCCTCTGTTGATCTGATAGAGGAACAGATCCGTGTAGCTATGGGAGAAAAGCTCCAATACAAACAG GAGGATATTGTGCTTAGAGGACATTCAATTGAATGTCGTATAAACGCAGAAGATGCTTTCAAAAATTTCAGACCTGGCCCAG GGAGAATCACTGCATATTTACCAGCTGGAGGTCCATTTACGCGTATGGATAGCCACGTTTATCCTGACTATGTGGTTCCACCTAGCTACGATTCCCTGCTAGGAAAG CTCATCGTATGGGCTCCAACACGCGAGAAGGCTATTGAGCGCATGAAAAGAGCACTTGATGACACCATTATTACTG GAGTTCCTACCACAATAGAATATCATAAACTCATTCTTGATATCGAG GACTTTAAGAACGGGAAAGTTGATACTGCTTTTATTCCAAAGCATGAGGAAGAATTAGCTCCG CCTCAACAAATGGTTCCAGCAGCAACGAAGGAGCTGATCAATGCCAGTGcttaa
- the LOC129885228 gene encoding splicing factor 3B subunit 6-like protein, translated as MAALSLRKGNTRLPPEVNRVLYVRNLPFNITSEEMYDIFGKYGAIRQIRIGTNKDTRGTAFVVYEDIYDAKTAVDHLSGFNVANRYLIVLYYQQAKMSKKFDQKKKEDEITKLQEKYGIPKDK; from the exons ATGGCGGCGTTAAGTCTCCGAAAGGGCAATACTCGGCTACCACCGGAGGTGAACAGGGTGCTATACGTTCGGAATCTTCCGTTCAATATCACGAGCGAGGAGATGTATGATATCTTCGGAAAGTACGGTGCTATAAGACAGATTCGTATTGGCACAAATAAGGATACACGTGGTACTGCTTTCGTCGTCTATGAGGATATATATGATGCAAAAACCGCTGTCGATCATCTCTCCGGCTTCAATGTCGCTAATCg ATACTTGATAGTTCTGTATTACCAGCAAGCGAAGATGAGTAAGAAATTTGAccagaagaagaaggaggacgAGATAACAAAGCTTCAGGAGAAATATGGTATTCCCAAAGATAAGTGA
- the LOC129887967 gene encoding 50S ribosomal protein L19-1, chloroplastic-like — protein sequence MWRRLSSQLRALTPSLSPPKCNLFVTGSVSSSSLTSEAFRPSVALYNRHFSSEFGNASKKNEVERGNLLETRLNVSVHSEHNRHASLTSPYKVYRSCLLQHNNMVPSFPRRFITTGATSVDMVSEDASALATPRIKFKRLDKTAKHIMQILDKEAVEEVRAKSDIPDIKPGYIIQLKLEVPENKRRVSIVKGIVIARRNAGLNTTFRLRRLVAGVGVENLFHLYSPNLKEIKVLDKKKVRRAKLYYLRDKMNALKKH from the exons ATGTGGAGAAGACTCTCTTCTCAGCTCCGAGCTCTAACGCCATCTTTGTCTCCTCCGAAATGCAACCTTTTCGTAACAGGTTCTGTTTCATCTTCGTCTCTGACCTCGGAGGCTTTTCGTCCATCCGTGGCTCTGTATAATCGGCATTTTAGCTCTGAATTTG GCAATGCTTCTAAGAAGAATGAAGTCGAGCGTGGA AACTTACTCGAAACTAGATTGAACGTGTCTGTTCACTCTGAGCACAACAGACATGCTTCACTGACATCACCTTACAAAGTTTATAGATCATGTTTATTGCAACACAATAACATGGTCCCAAGCTTCCCTAGAAGGTTCATTACAACAGGTGCTACTTCAGTTGACATGGTTTCTGAAGATGCTTCTGCTTTGGCGACTCCACGTATCAAATTTAAGAGGCTTGATAAAACAGCAAAACATATAATGCAG ATTCTTGATAAGGAAGCTGTTGAAGAAGTAAGGGCGAAGAGTGATATTCCTGATATAAAGCCTGGTTATATTATCCAGCTCAAATTG GAAGTGCCGGAGAACAAGAGACGGGTTTCAATTGTCAAAGGCATAGTGATAGCAAGGCGCAACGCAGGTTTAAATACTACATTCAGATTAAGAAGACTTGTGGCTGGAGTTGGGGTTGAAAACCTATTTCATCT GTACTCTCCCAACCTAAAGGAGATAAAGGTGCTGGACAAGAAAAAAGTGAGGAGGGCCAAGCTATACTATCTCAGGGACAAAATGAATGCCCTGAAAAAACACTAA